One window of Ralstonia pickettii DTP0602 genomic DNA carries:
- a CDS encoding LuxR family transcriptional regulator, with protein MTATPNPTPHRGETVFIVDDDEAMRDSLTWLLEGNGYQVRSFTSAEQFLAAYDASQVSCLILDVRMPGMSGPELQERMLAEQIDIPIVFITGHGDVPMAVSTMKRGAIDFIEKPFDESELRALVERMLQKARTDHSAAREQRAAKDLLGKLTTREQQVLERIVAGRLNKQIADDLGISIKTVEAHRANIMEKLNVNTVADLLRLALSRNS; from the coding sequence ATGACCGCAACGCCAAACCCCACGCCCCACCGCGGCGAGACCGTGTTCATCGTCGACGACGATGAAGCCATGCGCGACTCGCTGACCTGGCTGCTGGAGGGCAATGGCTACCAGGTGCGCAGCTTCACCAGCGCCGAGCAGTTCCTCGCCGCCTACGACGCCAGCCAGGTGTCGTGCCTGATCCTCGACGTGCGCATGCCCGGCATGAGCGGCCCCGAGTTGCAGGAACGCATGCTGGCCGAGCAGATCGACATCCCCATCGTCTTTATCACCGGCCACGGCGACGTGCCAATGGCGGTGTCGACGATGAAGCGCGGCGCGATCGACTTTATCGAAAAGCCGTTCGACGAGTCGGAGCTGCGCGCGCTGGTCGAGCGCATGCTGCAGAAGGCCCGCACCGACCACTCCGCCGCGCGCGAGCAACGCGCCGCCAAGGACCTGCTGGGCAAGCTGACCACGCGCGAGCAGCAGGTGCTGGAGCGCATCGTCGCCGGCCGCCTGAACAAGCAGATCGCCGACGACCTGGGCATTTCCATCAAGACGGTTGAGGCGCACCGCGCCAACATCATGGAAAAGCTCAACGTCAACACGGTCGCCGACCTGCTGCGCCTGGCGCTGTCGCGCAACAGCTGA
- a CDS encoding ATPase (K00936: E2.7.3.- [EC:2.7.3.-]), giving the protein MPFFASFLDRFLSRLRAAMLSPDASGSAKAAGGDAGHAPPPAAGLGPIEALGPEDGAPVAAPRGLWWLRWRNLVATSWFMFIPLVAIVLFTVAMGVILWSLHETERQQQRDALYRDAAWAQQRVRLSLLSNQDQLASLARDIAAAQLEQGAYRTAAQEILRENPEIVFINWLDATKRGRWSLPSTSEFAVRLRENQDQPLEPEVLDTFDAARETQRVVYSRPLVNDRGDSFMLVQVPIVRDNEFLGTLGALYSINGILTHLLPPELTERYRFSLIDKNNQTRASTSLRPVPGNALSYEVLLDPPGHSLSLRADAYPPPSNLPNNMLLWLVVGLSCFLLWSLWSMWRHTSRRSEAQRALLAETSFRRAMENSMLIGLRALDLNGRITYVNPAFCRMTGWQENDLVGRLPPFPYWPPNDQQEMQKQIDLTLQGKSPAGGYEMRAMRRDGSSFYARMYVSPLVDSRGRHTGWMSSMTDITEPKRAREELAAAHDRFTTVLESLDAAVSVLATDKAELLFANRYYRQLFGWEAEGHVKLAGDELDKDQVSSDNTDYVDAYAGLPASELMPYASDAREVFVPDMQKWFEVRRRYIQWVDGHLAQMQIATDITVRKAAEEMARQHEERLQFTSRLTTMGEMASSLAHELNQPLAAINNYCMGAVARLHSGRSTPEDLIPVLEKTSAQAVRAGTIISRIRGFVKRSQPQRREASLHDIVADAVGLADLEATRRRVTILTRLPPPPMTVYVDPVLIEQVLVNLLKNAVEAMSGLPALRAGGVVRLHARMEPGEIGDNVHIDVIDQGPGVDEATKERLFEPFFSTKSDGMGMGLNICRSIIESHQGRLWVENNIDGIGCTFKIMLPLQPVMAEH; this is encoded by the coding sequence ATGCCGTTTTTCGCCTCGTTTCTCGACCGCTTTCTTTCCCGCCTGCGTGCAGCCATGCTATCCCCCGATGCGTCGGGCTCAGCCAAGGCGGCCGGTGGCGATGCCGGACACGCCCCTCCCCCGGCGGCCGGGCTAGGTCCGATCGAGGCACTGGGACCCGAGGACGGCGCGCCGGTCGCCGCCCCGCGCGGGCTGTGGTGGCTGCGCTGGCGCAACCTGGTGGCTACCAGCTGGTTTATGTTTATCCCGCTGGTCGCGATCGTGTTGTTCACGGTGGCGATGGGCGTGATCCTGTGGTCGCTGCACGAGACCGAGCGCCAGCAGCAGCGCGACGCGCTCTACCGCGACGCCGCCTGGGCGCAGCAGCGCGTGCGCCTGTCCCTGTTGAGCAACCAGGACCAGCTCGCCTCGCTGGCGCGCGACATTGCCGCCGCCCAGCTCGAGCAAGGCGCGTACCGCACCGCCGCGCAGGAAATCCTGCGCGAGAACCCCGAGATCGTCTTTATCAACTGGCTCGACGCCACCAAGCGCGGCCGCTGGTCGCTGCCGTCGACGTCCGAGTTTGCCGTGCGCCTGCGCGAGAACCAGGACCAACCGCTCGAGCCGGAAGTGCTCGACACCTTCGACGCCGCCCGCGAAACCCAGCGCGTGGTCTACTCGCGTCCGCTGGTCAACGACCGCGGCGACAGCTTCATGCTGGTACAAGTGCCAATCGTGCGCGACAACGAGTTCCTCGGCACGCTCGGCGCGCTCTACTCGATCAACGGCATCCTGACGCACCTGCTGCCGCCGGAGCTGACCGAGCGCTACCGCTTCTCGCTGATTGACAAGAACAACCAGACCCGCGCCAGCACCTCGCTGCGGCCGGTGCCAGGCAACGCGCTGTCGTATGAGGTTCTGCTCGACCCGCCGGGCCACTCGCTGTCGCTGCGCGCCGACGCCTACCCGCCGCCGTCCAACCTGCCCAACAACATGCTGCTGTGGCTGGTGGTGGGCCTGTCCTGCTTCCTGCTGTGGAGCCTGTGGAGCATGTGGCGCCACACCAGCCGGCGCTCCGAAGCGCAGCGCGCGCTGCTGGCCGAGACCTCGTTCCGGCGCGCGATGGAAAACTCGATGCTGATCGGCCTGCGCGCGCTCGACCTGAACGGCCGCATCACCTACGTCAACCCGGCCTTCTGTCGCATGACCGGCTGGCAGGAGAACGACCTGGTCGGGCGCCTGCCGCCCTTCCCCTACTGGCCGCCCAACGACCAGCAGGAGATGCAGAAGCAGATCGACCTGACGCTGCAGGGCAAGTCGCCCGCGGGCGGCTACGAGATGCGCGCGATGCGCCGCGACGGCAGCAGCTTCTATGCGCGCATGTACGTGTCGCCGCTGGTGGACAGCCGCGGCCGCCATACCGGCTGGATGAGCTCGATGACGGACATCACCGAGCCCAAGCGCGCACGCGAGGAACTGGCCGCGGCGCACGACCGCTTCACCACGGTGCTGGAGAGCCTGGACGCAGCCGTCTCCGTGCTGGCCACCGACAAGGCCGAGCTGCTGTTCGCCAACCGCTACTACCGGCAGCTGTTCGGCTGGGAGGCCGAGGGCCACGTCAAGCTGGCCGGCGACGAGCTCGACAAGGACCAGGTCTCGAGCGACAACACCGACTATGTCGACGCCTACGCCGGCCTGCCCGCATCCGAGCTGATGCCGTACGCATCGGACGCGCGCGAAGTGTTCGTGCCCGACATGCAGAAGTGGTTCGAAGTGCGCCGCCGCTATATCCAGTGGGTCGACGGCCACCTGGCGCAGATGCAGATCGCCACCGACATCACGGTGCGCAAGGCCGCCGAGGAAATGGCGCGCCAGCATGAAGAGCGCCTGCAGTTCACCAGCCGCCTGACCACCATGGGCGAGATGGCGTCGTCGCTGGCGCACGAACTGAACCAGCCGCTGGCGGCGATCAACAACTACTGCATGGGGGCAGTGGCGCGGCTTCATTCGGGCCGCAGCACGCCGGAAGACCTGATCCCGGTGCTGGAGAAGACGTCGGCGCAGGCGGTGCGCGCCGGCACCATCATCAGCCGCATCCGCGGCTTCGTGAAGCGCAGCCAGCCACAGCGGCGCGAGGCCTCGCTGCACGACATCGTCGCCGACGCCGTGGGCCTGGCCGACCTGGAGGCCACGCGCCGCCGCGTCACCATCCTCACCCGCCTGCCGCCACCGCCGATGACGGTCTATGTGGATCCGGTGCTGATCGAGCAGGTGCTGGTGAACCTGCTCAAGAACGCGGTGGAAGCCATGTCGGGCCTGCCGGCGCTGCGTGCCGGCGGCGTGGTGCGCCTGCACGCGCGGATGGAGCCGGGCGAGATCGGCGACAACGTCCACATCGACGTGATCGACCAGGGCCCGGGCGTGGACGAGGCCACCAAGGAACGGCTGTTCGAACCCTTCTTCAGCACCAAGTCCGACGGCATGGGCATGGGGCTGAACATCTGCCGCTCGATCATCGAGTCGCACCAGGGCCGCCTGTGGGTGGAGAACAATATCGACGGCATCGGCTGTACATTTAAGATCATGCTGCCGCTGCAGCCGGTGATGGCCGAGCACTGA